Proteins from a single region of Esox lucius isolate fEsoLuc1 chromosome 13, fEsoLuc1.pri, whole genome shotgun sequence:
- the parp8 gene encoding protein mono-ADP-ribosyltransferase PARP8 — protein MGMCSRQERIQKDVDIVIQRSKAEKDCLFSDFRYTDATFTFTYSKGSRRVTYSVHVSDDYPDNTYVSNSENDDEVLVTRDPIPVIFHRIATEIRINNDASCCLSISKSKLQLDKNQCHYAIEEDSDGDADSEEFYYGCQVNYDGELHKHPQLEADLSAVRELYGHHAVSLREYGAIDDVDIDLHIDVSFLDEEIALAWDVIRREPVIVRLHCSLTQYLNGPVPTVDVFQVSTKDRFGLGHQLKKIMQTFVTQQWKHQSKEKLNCPHTKNKNDKKVKSPLHIFSTLRRCPSYPPPGCVKSKKKLKPEQDGVSKSQRLLRRTGSSSVKQQSEADGCAPSVPGTKAAHRLLGHSLSSGDPRVDHGGGPGPGPLTLKPHRLLSRPCPTVLKPEDLRPAPHRLMPRSCSGDPRCEHAGGVGGGGMGALGGGGLKPHRLLSRSCSGSIRTEELDGLKHHHRLMSRSCSSNTKMGKTADIFKDSVASTEGRRLSLTSGLIGILAPSLATPPPPNNGAKSIPIRDRGFLVQTMEYAEQRIPVLNEFCVVCDEPHVFQNGPMLRPTVCERELCVFAFQTLGVMNEAADEIATGAQVVDLLVSMCRSALESPRKVVIFEPYPSVVDPCDSQALAFNPRKKDYDRVMRALDSLTSIREMTQAPYLEIKKQMDKHDPLAHPLLQWVISSNRSHIVKLPVTRQLKFMHTPHQFLLLSSPPAKESNFRAAKNLFGSTFAFHGSHIENWHSILRNGLVVASNTRLQLHGAIYGNGIYLSPMSSISFGYSGMNKKQQKVASKDESATNKTNLQLQSTKKGQQPQFLQSRNLKCIALCEVITSPDLHKHGDIWVVPNTDHVCTRFFFVYEDGQVGDTSINTQDAGIHREILRVIGNQTATG, from the exons ATGGGGATGTGTTCAAGACAAGAGAGAATACAGAAAGACGTGGATATCGTTATTCAAAGGTCCAAGGCAGAGAAAGACTGCCTATTCTCTG atttcAGATACACCGACGCCACATTCACCTTCACGTATTCCAAAGGCTCCAGAAG GGTGACCTACTCCGTGCACGTTTCTGACGACTACCCAG ACAACACCTATGTATCCAACTCTGAAAACGACGATGAAGTTCTAGTCACCCGAGACCCGATCCCAGTCATCTTTCACAGAATCGCTACAG AGATTAGGATCAACAATGACGCCAGCTGCTGCCTGTCTATCTCCAAGTCAAAACTTCAGTTAGACAAAAACCAG TGCCACTATGCCATAGAGGAGGACTCTGATGGGGATGCTGACTCTGAGGAGTTTTACTATGGATGCCAG GTGAACTACGATGGCGAGCTCCACAAGCACCCCCAGCTGGAGGCAGACCTCTCGGCGGTCCGGGAGCTGTATGGACACCACGCAGTATCTCTCAG GGAATACGGTGCAATTGATGATGTGGACATTGATCTGCACATTGATGTCAGTTTCCTAGAT GAGGAGATAGCCCTGGCATGGGATGTGATCCGCAGGGAGCCTGTGATCGTGCGACTTCACTGCTCTCTGACACAGTATCTGAATGGACCAG TCCCCACGGTGGATGTATTCCAAGTGTCCACAAAAGACCGGTTTGGACTTGGTCATCAGCTGAAAAA GATTATGCAGACGTTTGTTACCCAGCAGTGGAAACACCAAAGTAAAGAGAAGCTTAACTGCCCACACACCAAAAACAAGAACGACAAGAAGGTCAAATCTCCTCTCCACATCTTCTCAACGCTCCGCAG ATGTCCCAGCTACCCTCCTCCAGGTTGTGTCAAGAGCAAGAAGAAACTGAAGCCCGAGCAAGATGGCGTCTCTAAATCCCAGCGTCTTCTCCGGCGGACCGGCTCCAGTTCTGTCAAACAGCAGTCCGAGGCGGACGGCTGCGCCCCCAGTGTCCCCGGCACCAAGGCCGCGCACCGCCTCCTGGGCCACTCCCTGTCCAGCGGAGACCCCCGTGTAGACCATGGGGGAGGGCCCGGCCCCGGGCCGCTCACCCTAAAACCCCATCGCCTCCTGAGCAGGCCGTGTCCCACCGTGCTCAAACCAGAGGACCTCCGCCCTGCTCCTCACAGGCTCATGCCCCGCTCCTGCTCCGGTGACCCCCGCTGTGAGCACGCCGGCGGGGTAGGAGGTGGTGGGATGGGAGCTCTGGGTGGTGGAGGTCTGAAGCCCCACAGGCTGCTGAGTAGGTCATGTTCTGGCTCCATCAGGACGGAGGAGTTAGACGGACTGAAGCACCACCACCGCCTCATGAGCAG GTCCTGTTCCAGTAACACTAAGATGGGCAAGACGGCGGACATCTTTAAGGACTCTGTGGCTTCAACCGAGGGAAGGCGTCTCTCTCTAACATCAGGGCTGATAGGGATTCTTGCCCCCTCTCTGGCCACACCCCCACCG CCAAACAATGGTGCCAAGTCAATCCCAATCAGAGACAGAGGCTTTCTCGTCCAG ACCATGGAGTATGCTGAGCAGAGAATCCCAGTTCTAAATGAGTTCTGTGTAGTGTGTGACGAACCACACGTGTTTCAGAATGGACCCATGCTCAga CCCacagtgtgtgagagggagCTCTGCGTGTTCGCCTTTCAAACACTGGGGGTGATGAACGAGGCTGCTGACGAGATCGCCACAGGAGCTCAg GTGGTGGATCTGTTGGTGTCGATGTGTCGGTCTGCGTTGGAGTCGCCCAGGAAAGTTGTCATTTTTGAGCCATATCCCTCTGTGGTGGACCCATGTGACTCCCAGGCGCTGGCCTTTAACCCCAGG AAAAAGGACTATGATCGAGTGATGCGAGCCCTCGACAGCCTTACATCGATCCGCGAGATGACCCAG GCACCTTACTTGGAAATCAAGAAACAGATGGACAAGCATGATCCTTTAGCACACCCCTTATTGCAGtg GGTGATATCCAGTAACAGATCACACATAGTTAAACTACCGGTAACCAGG CAACTGAAGTTCATGCACACGCCCCATCAGTTCCTTCTCCTCAGCAGTCCTCCTGCCAAAGAGTCCAACTTCAGAGCCGCCAAGAACCTCTTTGGGAGTACCTTCGCTTTTCA TGGTTCTCACATAGAGAATTGGCACTCCATTTTGAGGAACGGTTTGGTGGTTGCATCCAACACAAGACTTCAG CTCCATGGCGCCATTTACGGGAACGGAATCTATCTCAGCCCAATGTCAAGCATATCCTTTGGCTACTCAG GGATGAACAAAAAGCAACAGAAAGTTGCTTCGAAGGACGAATCTGCTACAAACAAGACCAACTTACAATTGCAG TCGACGAAAAAAGGACAGCAGCCCCAGTTTTTGCAAAGCCGTAACCTGAAGTGCATAGCCTTATGTGAAG TCATCACATCCCCTGACCTGCACAAACATGGAGACATCTGGGTCGTCCCCAATACAGACCATGTCTGTACACGCTTCTTTTTTGT TTATGAAGACGGCCAAGTGGGAGACACAAGCATCAACACACAAGACGCCGGCATCCATCGAGAGATTCTACGAGTCATCGGCAATCAGACCGCCACGGGATGA